In a genomic window of Thiolapillus brandeum:
- a CDS encoding TusE/DsrC/DsvC family sulfur relay protein, with product MPIEVDGKTLETDEEGYLVNLNDWVPGVAEVMAKEDDLELTQDHWDIINFLREYYEEYQIAPAVRVLTKAVGKRLGKEKGNSKYLYGLFPYGPGKQACRYAGLPKPTGCV from the coding sequence ATGCCTATCGAAGTAGATGGTAAGACTTTAGAGACTGACGAAGAGGGTTACCTGGTAAACCTGAACGATTGGGTTCCTGGTGTAGCTGAAGTTATGGCCAAGGAAGATGATCTGGAACTGACTCAGGATCACTGGGACATTATCAACTTCCTGCGTGAGTATTACGAGGAATACCAGATCGCCCCTGCGGTTCGTGTACTGACCAAAGCCGTAGGCAAGCGCCTGGGCAAGGAAAAAGGTAACAGCAAGTACCTGTATGGCCTGTTCCCTTACGGTCCTGGCAAGCAGGCATGCCGTTACGCCGGCCTGCCCAAGCCGACCGGCTGCGTTTGA
- the tusB gene encoding sulfurtransferase complex subunit TusB: MSDLHTVNKSPFEKNSLETCLRLSKADSAILLYEDGVYGALKGTAVENMIASAVGDKKVYVLGPDYKARGLAEDRMIDGVEVVDYAGFVDLVEANDKVQAWV; the protein is encoded by the coding sequence ATGAGCGATCTGCATACTGTAAACAAGTCGCCGTTCGAGAAGAACTCTTTGGAAACCTGCCTCAGGTTGTCCAAAGCGGATTCTGCCATTCTCCTTTATGAAGATGGTGTATACGGCGCACTCAAAGGCACTGCTGTCGAAAACATGATCGCCTCAGCGGTCGGCGATAAGAAAGTCTATGTTCTGGGGCCTGATTACAAGGCTCGTGGATTGGCTGAAGATCGCATGATCGACGGTGTGGAAGTAGTGGACTACGCAGGTTTCGTGGACCTGGTTGAAGCTAACGACAAGGTTCAGGCCTGGGTTTGA
- the tusD gene encoding sulfurtransferase complex subunit TusD codes for MKFSIQVNEGPYQHQASDSAYQFTKAALEKGHECFRVFFYHDGVLNGTRLTTPPQDDRNIVNNWVELAEKHDLDLVVCVAAAQRRGIVDEGEAERNGKDATNIAPRFRISGLGQLVEAAIQSDRLVVFGD; via the coding sequence ATGAAATTTTCCATTCAAGTAAATGAAGGCCCCTACCAGCACCAGGCCTCCGATTCCGCCTATCAGTTCACCAAGGCGGCTTTGGAGAAAGGCCACGAGTGTTTTCGGGTGTTCTTCTATCACGATGGTGTGCTCAATGGCACCCGTTTGACCACCCCTCCCCAGGATGATCGCAATATCGTCAACAACTGGGTAGAGCTGGCAGAGAAGCACGATCTTGATCTGGTGGTATGTGTGGCAGCCGCGCAGCGCCGTGGTATCGTCGATGAAGGCGAGGCCGAGCGCAACGGTAAGGATGCTACCAACATTGCACCCCGGTTCCGGATCTCCGGTCTCGGCCAATTGGTTGAAGCAGCCATCCAGAGCGACCGTCTGGTCGTGTTTGGCGACTGA
- the tusC gene encoding sulfurtransferase complex subunit TusC, translated as MSDTKNFMFLNRRAPYGTIYAWESLEVVLIAAAFEQNVSLMFADDGVFELTKGQDTAEIGMKNFSPTYRTLGDYEVRHMYVDKASLEARGLTADDLVQVEWEDWETEESVDNIVEVVDSERVAELLAESDVVFSF; from the coding sequence ATGTCTGATACCAAGAATTTCATGTTCCTCAATCGTCGTGCGCCTTATGGCACCATCTACGCCTGGGAGTCTTTGGAAGTCGTACTCATCGCCGCCGCTTTTGAGCAGAATGTCAGCCTGATGTTTGCTGATGACGGCGTGTTCGAGTTGACCAAAGGGCAGGATACGGCAGAAATCGGGATGAAGAACTTTTCACCCACCTACCGTACCTTGGGCGACTACGAAGTCCGCCACATGTATGTGGACAAGGCCTCTCTGGAGGCTCGTGGCCTGACTGCGGATGACCTGGTTCAGGTCGAGTGGGAAGACTGGGAGACGGAAGAGTCCGTGGACAATATCGTGGAAGTGGTCGATTCCGAACGGGTAGCCGAGCTGCTCGCAGAATCCGACGTTGTATTCAGTTTCTAA
- a CDS encoding NAD(P)-binding protein translates to MATPSDEMTKNITWRRFEDGQNKWDDWTDDIFNYDTSHKCPTYVHETPPCQGSCPSGHDVRGWLSIVRGIEKPTGEMSKEEYAFYRATESNPFPSMMGRVCPAPCQDGCNRNAVEDFVGINSIEQYIGDKGLENGFGFEAGKDTGKKIAVIGGGPGGMAAAYQLRRMGHGVTVFEAQPELGGMMRYGIPNYRVPRDKLSAENQRIVDMGVDVKLNTRVGKDVSVEQLENDFDAIIWAVGCWTGRALPVDGWEGTPNCVTGVAYLKAFNEGRMKVTGKKVVCVGGGDTSIDVVSVARRIGTNPAMPGNPEDVVNDNGMDQDEALVGGREPVDATLTSLFTKENMMAAEHEIHDAIHEGVTILDGVMPLEVIKGDDGRATGLKVCDCTMDGMTPVPVEGTERVLEADIIVAAIGQGGDLNGLEDFDNGRGLMDTTNNYQLKDKPNHFAIGDIVRPHLLTTAIGQAWVAAESVDEFLKGEEIKKRPKVDVHHFDLLEKLHEAGLDPAEFDPNAGDQRGTSSANYAVHNYEDRSFAEIIGPDELFLGHFEVTPRHKRPEDVPSADEVLGHFKERMQGLDDETAQQEADRCMSCGLCFECDNCVIYCPQDAVYRVPKAEATTGRYVATDYARCVGCHICHDVCPTGYIQMGLGE, encoded by the coding sequence ATGGCAACTCCTAGTGATGAAATGACTAAGAACATTACCTGGCGTCGTTTTGAAGATGGTCAGAACAAGTGGGACGATTGGACTGATGATATCTTTAACTATGATACTTCACACAAGTGTCCGACTTATGTGCATGAAACACCTCCTTGCCAGGGTAGCTGCCCTTCCGGACATGACGTGCGGGGATGGTTGTCTATCGTTCGTGGCATAGAAAAGCCCACCGGCGAGATGAGCAAGGAAGAGTATGCTTTCTACCGTGCGACGGAATCCAATCCTTTCCCTTCCATGATGGGGCGGGTTTGTCCGGCACCTTGCCAGGATGGTTGTAACCGGAATGCGGTCGAGGATTTCGTAGGCATCAACTCCATCGAACAATACATTGGCGACAAGGGCCTGGAGAATGGTTTCGGGTTCGAGGCCGGCAAGGATACTGGCAAGAAGATTGCCGTAATCGGCGGTGGCCCCGGCGGTATGGCGGCTGCCTACCAGCTGCGCCGCATGGGCCATGGCGTTACCGTATTCGAAGCCCAGCCGGAACTGGGCGGCATGATGCGCTACGGTATCCCGAATTATCGCGTACCCCGTGACAAGCTTTCGGCCGAGAACCAACGGATTGTGGACATGGGCGTTGATGTCAAGTTGAACACTCGTGTCGGCAAGGATGTCAGTGTCGAACAGCTGGAAAATGATTTTGATGCCATTATCTGGGCCGTTGGCTGCTGGACCGGTCGTGCGCTGCCCGTAGATGGCTGGGAAGGCACCCCCAATTGCGTGACTGGTGTTGCCTACCTCAAGGCTTTCAATGAAGGTCGCATGAAGGTCACCGGCAAGAAGGTCGTGTGCGTCGGTGGTGGTGATACTTCCATTGACGTGGTTTCCGTGGCGCGCCGTATCGGCACCAATCCCGCCATGCCCGGCAACCCGGAAGACGTGGTCAATGACAATGGTATGGATCAGGATGAAGCCCTCGTAGGTGGCCGTGAGCCTGTGGATGCCACGCTGACGTCCTTGTTCACCAAGGAAAACATGATGGCGGCCGAACATGAGATTCATGATGCGATTCATGAAGGCGTTACCATCCTCGATGGCGTAATGCCCCTCGAAGTCATCAAAGGTGACGATGGCCGCGCTACAGGATTGAAAGTATGTGACTGCACCATGGATGGCATGACCCCCGTTCCTGTGGAGGGCACCGAACGTGTGCTCGAAGCGGACATTATTGTCGCAGCCATCGGTCAGGGCGGTGATCTCAACGGTCTGGAAGATTTCGACAACGGTCGTGGTCTGATGGATACCACCAACAATTACCAGCTCAAGGACAAGCCCAATCATTTTGCTATTGGCGATATCGTCCGTCCTCATCTCCTGACCACCGCTATCGGTCAGGCTTGGGTGGCCGCTGAATCTGTTGACGAATTCCTCAAGGGTGAGGAAATCAAGAAGCGTCCCAAAGTGGATGTGCATCATTTCGACCTGCTGGAAAAACTGCACGAAGCCGGCCTGGATCCTGCCGAGTTTGATCCCAATGCCGGTGATCAGCGTGGTACCTCCTCAGCCAATTACGCCGTGCATAACTACGAAGACCGTTCTTTTGCAGAAATTATCGGGCCGGACGAATTGTTCCTGGGCCACTTCGAGGTTACGCCCCGCCACAAGCGTCCCGAAGACGTACCGAGTGCCGATGAAGTGCTGGGTCACTTCAAAGAGCGCATGCAGGGACTGGATGACGAGACCGCACAACAGGAAGCCGATCGCTGCATGAGCTGCGGCCTGTGCTTCGAATGCGACAACTGCGTCATCTACTGTCCTCAGGATGCGGTTTACCGGGTGCCCAAAGCCGAAGCGACCACCGGGCGGTATGTGGCAACGGACTATGCCCGTTGTGTCGGCTGTCATATCTGCCACGATGTATGCCCGACTGGCTATATTCAAATGGGCCTTGGTGAGTAA
- the dsrA gene encoding dissimilatory-type sulfite reductase subunit alpha — MAIDKHETPMIDQLVDGPWPSFIKGIQRLRDEHPSERINGMANDLLGQLETSYETRKGYWKGGTISVFGYGGGIIPRFTELKNEDGSSRFPEAQEFHTMRIQPPGGFHYTTDMLRQIMDLDEKYGSGMICLHGQTGNLMLVGMDSDAIQPFFDEMNAIGWDLGGAGPCVRTGMSCVGAARCEHSCADEMKINRVLLNNFQDDMHRPALPYKFKFKVSGCANDCTNSIQRADMSIIGTWRDDMKVNQDEVKAFVEKKGRKYVVDNVVSRCPTASLSLNDDDTLEVNNKDCVRCMHCINVMTKALSAGDDKGVTILIGGKRTLKIGDLFGTVLIPFMKLDTDEDYEKLVELAEECIDFFAENALEHERTGEMIERIGLANFLEGIGVDIDPNMINHPRTSSYVRMDGWDEEAAKWEEHKAAG; from the coding sequence ATGGCGATCGACAAGCATGAAACACCCATGATTGACCAGCTCGTAGACGGCCCATGGCCCAGTTTTATCAAGGGCATTCAGCGTCTGCGTGACGAGCACCCCAGTGAGCGAATCAACGGCATGGCGAACGACCTGTTGGGTCAGCTGGAAACTTCTTATGAAACCCGTAAAGGCTACTGGAAGGGCGGCACCATCTCCGTATTCGGCTATGGCGGCGGCATTATCCCCCGTTTCACCGAGCTGAAGAACGAAGACGGAAGTTCCAGGTTCCCTGAAGCGCAGGAATTCCACACCATGCGCATTCAGCCTCCAGGTGGTTTCCATTACACCACTGATATGTTGCGTCAGATCATGGATCTGGATGAGAAATACGGTTCCGGCATGATCTGCCTGCACGGACAAACCGGTAACCTGATGCTGGTCGGTATGGATTCCGACGCGATTCAGCCTTTCTTCGATGAAATGAACGCCATCGGCTGGGATCTCGGCGGCGCCGGTCCCTGCGTACGTACCGGTATGTCCTGTGTGGGTGCAGCGCGTTGCGAGCATTCCTGCGCTGACGAGATGAAGATCAACCGTGTGTTGCTGAACAACTTCCAGGACGACATGCACCGCCCGGCACTGCCTTACAAGTTCAAGTTCAAGGTATCCGGTTGCGCCAATGATTGCACCAACTCCATCCAGCGTGCGGATATGTCCATCATCGGCACCTGGCGCGATGACATGAAAGTCAACCAGGATGAAGTCAAGGCATTCGTTGAGAAGAAGGGCCGCAAGTACGTTGTCGACAATGTTGTCAGCCGCTGTCCTACTGCTTCTCTGTCGTTGAATGATGACGATACCCTTGAGGTCAACAACAAGGACTGCGTTCGTTGCATGCACTGCATCAACGTCATGACCAAGGCATTGTCTGCGGGCGATGACAAAGGTGTCACCATTCTTATCGGTGGTAAGCGTACCCTGAAGATCGGCGATCTGTTCGGTACCGTCCTGATTCCGTTCATGAAGCTGGATACCGATGAAGATTACGAAAAGCTGGTGGAGCTGGCTGAGGAATGCATCGACTTCTTCGCCGAGAATGCTCTGGAGCATGAGCGTACCGGTGAGATGATCGAGCGTATTGGCTTGGCCAATTTCCTCGAAGGTATTGGCGTGGATATCGATCCGAACATGATCAATCATCCTCGTACCAGCAGCTACGTTCGCATGGACGGCTGGGACGAAGAAGCCGCCAAGTGGGAAGAGCACAAGGCTGCCGGCTGA
- the dsrO gene encoding sulfate reduction electron transfer complex DsrMKJOP subunit DsrO, which produces MSMSKIEQQGRREFLKKAAIGSAVTIAPGVMLHSLSAEAAPRTEPVTGKVRWGMLVDANKCADGCNDCVAACDKENGLDLVDMPEGADESQWERQRPRWIRQITLKDNLTGRLTHLPMMCQHCEEPPCADVCPTGASFRRADGIVMVDRHICIGCRYCMMACPYKARSFIHAEVAEKLTHTPRGKGCVESCNFCVHRLDNGQTTTACQDACKHQAIVFGDLNDPQSAVSQALKKYPSVAIRDDLKLNPGVRYSNI; this is translated from the coding sequence ATGAGTATGTCCAAGATTGAGCAACAAGGGCGTCGCGAATTTCTGAAAAAGGCGGCTATTGGCTCCGCGGTGACCATCGCGCCGGGTGTCATGCTGCATTCCTTGTCAGCTGAGGCCGCGCCACGCACGGAACCTGTTACGGGGAAAGTACGCTGGGGTATGCTTGTTGATGCCAACAAGTGCGCCGATGGCTGTAATGACTGTGTTGCCGCCTGTGACAAGGAAAATGGCCTGGATCTGGTTGATATGCCTGAAGGGGCCGATGAAAGCCAGTGGGAGCGTCAACGTCCCCGTTGGATTCGCCAGATTACTCTCAAGGACAATCTGACCGGCAGGCTCACCCATCTGCCCATGATGTGCCAACACTGTGAAGAGCCGCCCTGTGCGGATGTGTGTCCTACGGGGGCGTCTTTTCGTCGTGCCGACGGTATCGTCATGGTCGATCGTCATATCTGCATCGGATGCCGTTATTGCATGATGGCTTGCCCTTACAAGGCACGCTCATTCATTCATGCCGAGGTCGCCGAGAAATTGACTCATACCCCGAGGGGTAAGGGTTGTGTGGAAAGCTGCAATTTCTGCGTACATCGGCTGGACAATGGGCAGACCACGACCGCTTGTCAGGACGCCTGCAAGCACCAGGCTATCGTATTCGGTGATCTCAATGATCCCCAAAGCGCGGTATCCCAGGCTTTGAAGAAATATCCCAGCGTGGCGATACGAGATGACCTGAAACTCAATCCCGGCGTACGTTACAGCAATATCTGA
- the dsrK gene encoding sulfate reduction electron transfer complex DsrMKJOP subunit DsrK, whose protein sequence is MAKANFEVPELKEHLEVPKIEPGAMAHLETFKAKPEFNEALGFPGELSENWQEQAIDAMGDMLKKYRSLQVYMDSCVKCGACTDKCHYYLGTKDPKNMPVARQDLMRKVYRRYFTFGGKFFPKLVGATDFTQEVLDDWYNYYHQCSQCRRCSVFCPYGIDTAEISMAAREIMDRIGLGDKYSNEIIGKVFRIGNNLGLPGPALEDTLEGLEEDVFDETGVEVKYPLDVKGADILLVTPSADFFAEPHVDGLIGYGKVFHEAGVSWTMSSHASEAANFGMFIGSYENMRKISQRVRKAALDLGVKRIIFGECGHAWRVAYAFLNTLAGPWDFLDPDYPVPQHILEFTLGEIEKGTLNIDKSQNDDMVLTFHDSCNVARATRMGDKPGGQFEIPRAVIKAVCNNYVDMPEDTIREATFCCGGGGGLLTDDLMELRVKGAMPRMKALKSVTEEYGVTHMAAICAICKSQFTKVIPYYGFDMDQIVSVHQLVSNALILKGQNSEDEDDESEEDAA, encoded by the coding sequence ATGGCAAAAGCGAATTTTGAAGTTCCCGAACTCAAAGAGCATCTCGAGGTTCCGAAGATCGAGCCGGGTGCAATGGCGCATCTGGAAACCTTCAAGGCAAAACCGGAATTCAACGAGGCTCTGGGCTTCCCCGGGGAACTGTCGGAAAACTGGCAGGAACAGGCGATTGACGCCATGGGCGATATGCTCAAGAAATACCGTTCCCTGCAGGTTTACATGGACTCCTGTGTGAAGTGTGGTGCCTGCACAGACAAGTGCCATTACTACCTGGGAACCAAGGATCCCAAGAATATGCCGGTAGCGCGCCAGGATCTCATGCGCAAGGTCTATCGCCGCTACTTCACCTTTGGGGGCAAGTTTTTCCCAAAACTGGTGGGCGCTACTGATTTTACCCAGGAAGTCCTGGATGACTGGTACAACTACTATCATCAGTGCTCCCAATGCCGTCGTTGTTCCGTATTTTGTCCCTACGGTATCGATACTGCTGAAATTTCCATGGCGGCCCGTGAAATCATGGATCGTATCGGGCTGGGCGACAAGTACTCCAATGAGATCATTGGCAAAGTCTTTCGTATCGGCAACAACCTGGGTCTGCCCGGTCCTGCGCTGGAGGACACCCTGGAGGGCCTGGAAGAAGACGTCTTTGATGAGACCGGCGTTGAAGTCAAATACCCGCTGGATGTCAAGGGAGCCGATATTCTGCTGGTGACGCCTTCTGCCGACTTTTTCGCGGAGCCTCATGTCGATGGTCTCATCGGCTACGGAAAGGTTTTTCACGAAGCCGGTGTTTCCTGGACCATGAGTTCTCATGCTTCGGAAGCTGCCAACTTCGGCATGTTTATCGGTTCCTATGAAAACATGCGCAAGATCTCCCAGCGGGTTCGCAAGGCAGCGCTGGATCTTGGCGTCAAACGTATTATTTTTGGCGAATGCGGGCATGCCTGGCGGGTGGCCTATGCATTCCTCAATACCCTCGCGGGCCCCTGGGATTTCCTTGATCCGGATTACCCTGTGCCGCAACACATTCTTGAGTTCACGCTGGGTGAGATCGAGAAGGGGACTTTGAATATTGACAAGTCTCAGAATGACGACATGGTCCTGACCTTCCACGATTCATGCAACGTGGCCAGAGCGACCCGCATGGGTGACAAGCCGGGTGGTCAATTCGAGATCCCCCGTGCTGTGATCAAGGCTGTTTGCAACAATTATGTGGACATGCCCGAAGATACCATCCGTGAAGCAACTTTCTGTTGTGGTGGAGGCGGTGGTCTGCTTACGGACGATCTCATGGAGCTGCGGGTCAAGGGTGCCATGCCACGCATGAAAGCGTTGAAAAGCGTCACGGAAGAATATGGGGTTACCCATATGGCTGCTATCTGTGCTATCTGCAAGTCGCAATTCACCAAGGTAATTCCTTATTACGGCTTCGATATGGATCAGATTGTCAGTGTGCATCAGCTGGTATCAAACGCCTTGATTCTTAAAGGACAGAACAGCGAAGACGAAGATGACGAATCCGAGGAAGACGCAGCCTGA
- a CDS encoding cytochrome c3 family protein, whose product MIFLTMALSGLLGLGSAGVSAAEAVEGSAKSDKLEQCVEPTSVMRRNHFEFIKHQRDLTVHEGIRGSKYSLAGCVDCHAKKDSSGKFVPVNEEGQFCDECHDYVAVDLKCFECHATVPREK is encoded by the coding sequence ATGATATTTCTGACAATGGCATTGTCCGGGCTGTTGGGCCTGGGCAGCGCCGGTGTCAGCGCCGCAGAAGCCGTAGAGGGTTCTGCGAAATCCGACAAGCTTGAACAGTGCGTGGAACCCACGTCTGTGATGCGCCGCAATCACTTTGAATTTATCAAGCATCAACGCGATCTGACGGTGCATGAGGGTATTCGCGGCAGCAAATACAGTCTTGCAGGTTGTGTGGACTGCCATGCCAAAAAGGATTCTTCGGGTAAGTTCGTGCCGGTGAATGAGGAAGGCCAGTTCTGCGACGAATGTCATGACTATGTAGCGGTCGATCTGAAATGTTTCGAGTGCCACGCCACTGTACCCCGGGAGAAATGA
- a CDS encoding respiratory nitrate reductase subunit gamma — translation MSLAITVLFYLATVILIAGLAYRIWVYAKVPAPLKIATTPAPVTKGGVVLRMFREVAFFESLFKSNKLLWLLGVLFHFGLLLVLLRHLRYFINPVPTVIELIQPFGKYAAFAMIIGLLGLWARRFIIDRVRYITAPSDHLILALLVLIGISGASMTFVSHTDIVGLKNFTMGLLTFDPKPLPSDPLLAIHLFLVSVLMIIFPYSKLLHGVGVFFSPTRNQVDNPREKRHLADWARKFEENS, via the coding sequence ATGTCGCTCGCTATCACAGTGCTTTTCTATCTGGCCACGGTAATTCTGATTGCCGGACTGGCGTATCGTATCTGGGTCTATGCCAAGGTGCCTGCGCCCCTCAAGATTGCCACGACCCCAGCGCCCGTGACCAAGGGTGGTGTGGTTCTGCGAATGTTCCGTGAAGTGGCATTTTTCGAAAGCCTTTTCAAAAGCAACAAGTTGTTGTGGCTGTTGGGAGTGTTGTTCCATTTTGGTCTGCTCCTGGTGCTGTTGCGTCACCTGCGTTACTTCATCAATCCGGTTCCCACCGTGATCGAATTGATCCAGCCATTCGGGAAGTACGCAGCATTTGCCATGATCATCGGTCTGCTGGGTCTGTGGGCGCGCCGCTTTATCATAGATCGCGTGCGCTACATTACTGCTCCTTCCGATCACCTGATTCTGGCCTTGCTGGTGTTGATTGGTATCAGTGGTGCATCCATGACCTTCGTGTCTCATACGGATATCGTTGGCTTAAAGAATTTCACAATGGGATTGCTGACTTTTGATCCGAAGCCCTTGCCTTCTGATCCCCTGTTGGCAATTCACCTGTTCCTGGTTTCTGTACTGATGATCATTTTCCCTTACAGCAAGCTGTTGCATGGTGTTGGGGTGTTCTTCAGTCCTACCCGTAACCAGGTGGATAATCCCAGGGAAAAACGCCATCTGGCGGACTGGGCACGCAAGTTCGAAGAGAATTCCTGA
- the dsrB gene encoding dissimilatory-type sulfite reductase subunit beta translates to MSDAPVMPIESGTPDSFQYMHPTLRKNYGQWAYHDRPRPGVLHHVSNFGDEIWTVKAASPRQLDILTLREICDIADKYCKGYLRFTMRGNIEYMVTDESQLEPLIKTLNDAGYPIGGTGNSVTMISHTQGWLHCDIPGTDASGVVKSLMDELIDEYVAEEMPNRVHITTSCCQINCGGQGDIAINIQHTKPPKINHDLVGNACERPSVVARCPVAAIRPAMVNGKPTLEVDEKKCVCCGACFPPCPPMQINDPEHSKLAVWVGGKHSNARSKPMFHKLVAAGLPNNAPRWPEVAKVVKQILSAYKENANDYERMGEWVERIGWQRFFELTGLPFTKYHIDNWRGSRNSLNQSAHIRF, encoded by the coding sequence ATGTCAGATGCACCTGTTATGCCCATAGAATCTGGAACGCCCGACAGTTTCCAGTATATGCACCCCACACTGCGTAAGAATTATGGTCAGTGGGCCTATCACGACCGTCCCCGTCCTGGTGTTCTGCATCATGTGTCCAATTTTGGTGATGAGATATGGACTGTAAAGGCCGCTTCTCCCCGTCAGCTCGATATCCTGACTCTGCGTGAGATCTGTGATATTGCAGACAAGTATTGTAAAGGTTATTTGCGGTTCACCATGCGTGGCAACATCGAGTATATGGTGACCGATGAGTCTCAGCTCGAGCCTTTGATCAAGACTCTGAACGATGCGGGCTATCCCATTGGTGGTACCGGTAACTCGGTCACCATGATTTCCCATACCCAGGGCTGGTTGCACTGCGACATCCCCGGTACTGATGCGTCCGGTGTCGTAAAGTCCCTGATGGACGAACTGATCGATGAGTACGTGGCCGAGGAAATGCCCAACCGCGTGCATATCACCACTTCCTGCTGCCAGATCAACTGTGGTGGCCAGGGTGATATCGCCATCAATATTCAGCACACCAAGCCGCCCAAGATCAACCATGATCTGGTTGGTAATGCCTGTGAGCGTCCTTCCGTTGTGGCCCGTTGCCCGGTAGCGGCGATTCGTCCCGCCATGGTCAATGGCAAGCCCACTCTGGAAGTCGACGAGAAGAAGTGCGTCTGCTGCGGCGCCTGCTTCCCTCCCTGTCCTCCCATGCAGATCAATGATCCTGAGCACTCCAAGCTGGCAGTGTGGGTGGGTGGTAAGCACTCCAATGCCCGTTCCAAGCCCATGTTCCACAAGCTGGTTGCGGCAGGCCTGCCCAATAACGCGCCTCGCTGGCCGGAAGTGGCCAAAGTGGTCAAGCAGATTCTGTCCGCGTACAAGGAAAACGCCAACGACTACGAGCGTATGGGTGAGTGGGTTGAGCGCATCGGCTGGCAGCGTTTCTTCGAGCTGACCGGTTTGCCGTTCACCAAGTACCACATCGACAACTGGCGTGGTAGCCGCAACAGCCTGAATCAGTCTGCGCACATCCGCTTCTGA